One window of Tenacibaculum maritimum NCIMB 2154 genomic DNA carries:
- a CDS encoding endonuclease, with amino-acid sequence MVKKLLTALLIVASVSITVAQQAYYSDVDLTLTGAALKEALALKIKSTHTNLLSYTPGVWEASKITDANPDNPSEVLLIYGWEDGSDSEVDNDRVRSGNLQDSGNGDLLVWNREHVYSKSLATPKLETGSPGAGTDAHNLRPADKTRNSTRNNYRFGDGSGNSGFSSVTYVGPNGPNTNAWYPGDEWKGDIARMVMYMYLRYETQCLPSGVGVGSSEFTDDEMIDLFLKWNAEDPVSDIEKARNTYHGNTANTYAQGNRNPFIDNPYLATRIWGGDTAQDLWGIYTGSDTEAPTVPANVVVSNETTSSIDVSWDPSTDNVGVTGYEVFLDGNLIKTTPNTTMSITGLTPNTTYGVTIVAKDLINNKSAASNVVNGKTLEDTEAPTVPIGIVVSNQTDSSFKITWTPSTDNTAVTGYEVYVDGNLKTTTTNTTYTVTGLTISTTYSVNLLAKDGANNKSAQSATVNATTTDGASNGADELFFSEYVEPDGGNNKALEIANITSRTIDLAGYTVKRQSNGSGDWKDELDLSSGTTTSIVPGEVFVIINGGASNQKLIDEADLVVSSNFGAPVNFNGNDAVGLFKNGVLIDIIGVFNSSDNYAKDITLRRKSNIAAPNTTFDLQGEWDTFAGNTFDGIGTHSSTLSTKEFDKSIFNVYPIPAQNSLFVKTSSNITIDKFSIYTIRGKNVLNVYNPSNRINVSHLNQGIYILKIRSGNKFSIKKFIKR; translated from the coding sequence ATGGTAAAAAAATTACTTACAGCCTTATTAATCGTAGCTTCAGTTAGTATTACTGTTGCGCAACAAGCTTATTATAGCGATGTAGATCTTACTTTGACAGGAGCAGCATTAAAAGAAGCTCTTGCTTTAAAAATAAAAAGTACTCATACAAATTTACTTAGTTATACCCCAGGAGTTTGGGAAGCTTCTAAAATTACTGATGCAAATCCTGATAACCCTTCAGAAGTACTTCTAATTTATGGATGGGAAGATGGAAGTGACTCCGAAGTAGATAATGATAGAGTTCGTAGTGGAAATTTACAAGACTCTGGTAACGGAGATCTTTTAGTATGGAATAGAGAGCATGTGTATTCAAAATCTCTCGCTACTCCTAAATTAGAAACAGGATCTCCTGGTGCAGGAACAGATGCTCATAACTTAAGACCTGCTGATAAAACAAGGAATTCCACCAGAAACAACTATAGATTTGGAGATGGTTCTGGTAATTCTGGTTTTTCATCAGTTACTTATGTTGGCCCTAACGGACCCAACACTAATGCTTGGTATCCTGGTGATGAGTGGAAAGGAGACATTGCTAGAATGGTGATGTATATGTACTTACGTTATGAAACTCAATGTCTTCCTTCAGGTGTTGGCGTTGGTTCATCTGAATTTACAGATGATGAGATGATCGATTTATTTTTAAAATGGAATGCAGAAGATCCTGTTTCTGATATCGAAAAAGCTCGTAATACCTATCATGGAAATACAGCTAATACTTACGCGCAAGGTAATAGAAATCCTTTTATAGATAATCCTTATTTAGCTACTAGAATATGGGGAGGAGATACTGCGCAAGATTTGTGGGGTATTTATACAGGTAGTGATACTGAAGCTCCTACTGTTCCAGCAAATGTGGTAGTAAGTAATGAAACAACTTCTTCAATTGATGTTTCATGGGATCCTTCTACAGACAATGTAGGTGTTACTGGTTACGAGGTTTTCTTGGACGGAAACTTGATTAAGACGACACCTAATACTACCATGTCAATTACAGGTTTAACACCAAATACTACTTATGGAGTAACCATTGTAGCAAAAGATTTAATTAACAATAAATCAGCTGCTAGTAATGTCGTAAATGGAAAAACCTTAGAAGATACAGAAGCACCTACAGTTCCTATCGGTATTGTTGTTAGCAATCAAACAGATTCTTCTTTTAAAATTACTTGGACTCCTTCAACTGATAATACTGCTGTTACTGGTTATGAAGTTTACGTTGATGGAAACCTAAAAACCACAACTACAAATACAACTTATACGGTTACTGGGTTAACTATATCAACTACTTACAGTGTTAATTTATTAGCTAAGGACGGAGCCAATAATAAATCTGCACAATCTGCAACTGTTAATGCAACTACTACTGATGGAGCTTCTAATGGTGCTGACGAATTATTTTTCTCTGAATATGTTGAACCAGATGGAGGTAATAATAAAGCTTTAGAAATTGCTAACATAACTAGTAGAACTATTGATTTAGCAGGCTATACTGTTAAAAGACAAAGTAATGGATCTGGAGACTGGAAAGACGAATTAGATTTAAGCTCAGGAACAACTACTAGTATCGTACCTGGTGAAGTTTTCGTTATTATCAATGGAGGTGCTTCTAATCAAAAATTAATAGATGAAGCTGACCTAGTAGTTTCTAGTAATTTCGGAGCTCCTGTTAATTTTAACGGAAATGACGCTGTTGGTTTGTTTAAAAATGGTGTTTTAATTGATATTATAGGTGTTTTTAATAGTTCGGATAACTACGCGAAAGATATTACTTTACGTAGAAAAAGTAATATCGCTGCTCCTAATACTACCTTCGATTTGCAAGGCGAATGGGATACTTTTGCAGGGAATACCTTTGATGGAATAGGAACCCACTCCTCTACTTTATCTACTAAGGAGTTCGATAAATCTATTTTCAATGTTTATCCTATCCCTGCTCAGAATAGTTTATTTGTAAAGACGTCTTCTAACATTACTATTGATAAATTTTCTATATATACTATTCGAGGAAAAAATGTATTAAATGTTTATAATCCTTCTAACAGGATTAATGTTAGTCATTTAAATCAAGGGATTTATATTTTAAAGATTAGATCAGGAAATAAATTTTCTATAAAGAAGTTTATCAAAAGATAA
- a CDS encoding RsmB/NOP family class I SAM-dependent RNA methyltransferase, translated as MRLHRNLTYAVIDSLRDVFNEGAYANKAVEKALKRDKRWGSRDRKFVAETIYEIVRWKRLYAEIANVKEPFDRPNLWRIFSVWCVLKGIPLPDWNQIEPTPTRRIKGKFDELSKIRKFRESIPDWIDEIGASELGETIWTKEMAALNKQAEVILRTNTLKITRDNLQKQLRTENVITEKLPNHPDAIKLVERANVFKTEAFKKGDFEVQDASSQLVAAYLDVQPGMKVVDTCAGAGGKTLHLASLMENKGQIIAMDIYESKLKKLKVRARRNGAHNIDLKVIDSTKVIKKLHQKADRVLIDAPCSGLGVLRRNPDSKWKLEPEFMDRIRTTQQEVLQQYSKMVKPAGKMVYATCSVLPSENQKQIEFFLASDAGKDFSFIKDEKILASTSGFDGFYMALLERKK; from the coding sequence ATGAGATTACATAGAAATTTAACATATGCGGTAATAGATAGTTTACGCGATGTTTTTAATGAAGGTGCTTACGCTAATAAAGCTGTTGAAAAAGCTTTAAAAAGAGATAAACGTTGGGGAAGTAGAGATCGGAAATTTGTGGCAGAAACTATTTACGAAATAGTTCGATGGAAGCGACTATATGCTGAAATAGCTAATGTAAAAGAACCTTTCGACAGGCCTAACTTATGGAGAATATTTTCTGTTTGGTGTGTCTTAAAAGGAATACCACTACCCGATTGGAACCAAATAGAACCTACTCCTACCCGAAGAATCAAAGGAAAATTTGACGAATTATCAAAAATTAGAAAATTTAGAGAGTCTATTCCTGACTGGATAGATGAAATTGGTGCCTCTGAATTAGGAGAAACCATTTGGACTAAAGAAATGGCTGCTTTAAATAAGCAAGCCGAAGTAATTTTGCGTACCAATACCTTAAAAATTACAAGAGATAATTTGCAAAAACAATTGCGTACTGAAAACGTAATTACAGAAAAACTACCTAATCACCCAGATGCTATAAAGTTAGTAGAAAGAGCGAATGTTTTTAAAACGGAAGCTTTTAAAAAGGGGGATTTTGAGGTTCAAGATGCTTCTTCTCAATTAGTAGCTGCCTATTTAGATGTTCAACCAGGAATGAAAGTAGTTGATACTTGTGCTGGCGCTGGTGGAAAAACACTCCATCTCGCATCTTTAATGGAAAATAAAGGGCAAATTATAGCAATGGATATTTACGAAAGTAAATTGAAGAAATTAAAGGTTAGAGCTCGAAGAAATGGAGCTCATAACATCGATTTAAAGGTTATTGACTCTACTAAAGTCATAAAAAAATTGCATCAAAAAGCCGATCGAGTTCTAATAGATGCTCCTTGCTCTGGTTTAGGAGTTTTAAGGAGAAATCCAGATAGTAAGTGGAAATTAGAACCAGAATTTATGGATAGAATTAGAACTACGCAACAAGAAGTTTTACAACAATATTCTAAGATGGTAAAGCCCGCAGGCAAAATGGTTTATGCAACTTGTTCTGTATTGCCTTCTGAGAATCAAAAACAAATAGAATTTTTCTTAGCTTCAGATGCAGGTAAAGATTTTTCATTTATTAAAGATGAAAAAATCTTAGCAAGCACTTCTGGTTTTGATGGATTTTATATGGCACTTTTAGAACGCAAAAAATAA
- the moeB gene encoding HesA/MoeB/ThiF family protein: MDLTTEERKQYNRHLILDKIGVEGQLKLKNAKVLVVGAGGLGCPILQYLTAVGVGTIGVIDNDTVSQSNLQRQILYTINDVGISKAVAAVKRLSQLNPFVKFNTYNEQLTIQNAISLFNAYDVVVDGSDNFSTRYLTNDASIITDTPLVYGAIFKFEGQVSVFNYKGSATYRCLYPVPPKPEASLNCSEIGVIGVLPGIIGSLQANETIKIICELGDVLANKLLMYDTLTMRQMILNFKRVESSQVDALEQDYDLFCGIDNSNEEITLEALEKNKNKYHLLDVRETSERKEYDIGGQHIPLGEIIERMKEIPKNKNIVVYCKSGGRSKRAIQALIENKYEGKLINLKGGCF; this comes from the coding sequence ATGGATTTAACAACAGAAGAACGAAAACAATATAACCGTCATTTAATTTTAGATAAAATAGGGGTAGAAGGACAATTAAAATTAAAGAATGCCAAAGTACTGGTTGTTGGAGCGGGGGGCTTAGGTTGCCCTATATTACAATACTTAACTGCAGTAGGTGTAGGAACTATTGGAGTGATAGACAACGATACGGTGTCACAAAGCAATTTGCAACGTCAAATTCTATATACGATTAATGATGTAGGAATCTCGAAAGCTGTGGCAGCAGTGAAAAGATTATCACAATTAAACCCCTTTGTAAAATTCAACACCTATAATGAACAATTAACAATCCAAAATGCAATTTCATTATTTAATGCGTATGACGTTGTTGTAGATGGAAGTGATAATTTTTCAACTCGTTATTTAACCAATGATGCATCAATAATAACCGATACGCCTTTGGTATATGGAGCCATTTTTAAGTTTGAAGGACAAGTAAGCGTATTCAATTATAAAGGAAGCGCAACATATAGATGTTTGTATCCAGTACCTCCTAAGCCAGAAGCATCTCTTAACTGCTCTGAAATAGGGGTAATAGGAGTATTGCCAGGTATTATAGGCAGTTTACAGGCTAATGAAACGATAAAAATAATATGCGAATTAGGAGACGTCTTAGCTAATAAACTGCTAATGTATGATACATTGACCATGCGTCAAATGATTTTAAACTTTAAAAGAGTAGAAAGTTCTCAGGTGGATGCATTAGAACAAGATTATGATCTTTTTTGTGGGATTGATAATAGCAATGAAGAAATCACTTTAGAAGCATTGGAAAAAAATAAAAATAAATACCACCTGTTAGATGTTCGCGAAACTTCAGAAAGAAAAGAGTACGACATTGGAGGGCAACATATTCCTTTAGGGGAGATTATAGAAAGAATGAAGGAAATTCCTAAAAACAAAAACATTGTAGTATATTGTAAGTCAGGAGGTAGAAGTAAAAGAGCTATTCAAGCGCTTATAGAAAATAAATACGAAGGAAAGTTGATCAATTTAAAGGGAGGTTGCTTTTAG
- a CDS encoding helix-turn-helix domain-containing protein, producing the protein MIKFIITFVINPLIFTIVNSTEIILRLKQVLDYYKLTSSSFADTIDIQRSTMSHLLSGRNKPSLDFVLKVVDKFPEVNLYWFLKGKGKFPSMEQDVIDRNPPSLEETPSLFSHEAPIDLPSIPQKKGKELIKIILLYNDGSFENFDNNTFPI; encoded by the coding sequence ATGATTAAATTTATCATTACATTTGTAATAAACCCTTTAATATTTACAATAGTGAACTCTACTGAAATTATTTTACGCTTAAAACAAGTACTTGATTATTACAAATTAACATCTTCTAGTTTTGCCGATACTATTGATATTCAAAGATCAACCATGTCTCACCTCCTATCTGGAAGAAATAAACCTAGTTTAGATTTTGTTTTAAAAGTAGTAGATAAATTTCCCGAAGTTAATTTGTATTGGTTTTTAAAAGGAAAAGGAAAATTTCCATCAATGGAGCAAGATGTAATAGATAGGAATCCTCCTTCTTTAGAAGAAACTCCTTCTTTGTTTTCTCATGAAGCACCTATAGACCTCCCATCTATCCCTCAAAAAAAAGGCAAGGAATTGATAAAGATCATTTTGTTATACAACGATGGTAGTTTTGAAAATTTCGATAACAATACATTTCCTATCTAA
- the typA gene encoding translational GTPase TypA — protein sequence MQSIRNIAIIAHVDHGKTTLVDKIIDQAKILDDRKERTDLLLDNNDLERERGITILSKNVSVNYKDVKINVIDTPGHADFGGEVERVLKMADGVLLLVDAFEGPMPQTRFVLGKAIELGLTPIVVVNKVDKENCTPDLVHEKVFDLMFALEATEEQLDFTTIYGSAKNGWMSTDWQEPKEDIVDLLDAVIETIPEAPYREGTPQMQITSLDFSSFTGRIAIGRVFRGDLEENKDYMLCKADGTTKKVRIKELHVFEGMGKAKVAKVRSGDICAITGIEGFEIGDTIADLENPEALPRIEVDQPTMSMLFTINNSPFFGKEGKFVTSRHLRDRLFKEMEKNLALRVDETDTEDKFNVFGRGVLHLSVLIETMRREGYELQVGRPQVIIKEIDGKKHEPMETLSIDVPEEVASKAINLVSLRKGDLLVMEPKGDLQHLEFTIPSRGLIGLRNKILTATGGQAIINHRFSEYGPYKGDFTEDLKGAIVSSETGKATAYAIDRLQDRGRFFIDPNQEIYKGQVVGENSKQDDMAVNLIKGKKLTNVRASGSDDGVKIAPKIDFSLEECMEYIRGDEYLEVTPESLRMRKINFR from the coding sequence ATGCAATCAATTAGAAATATCGCTATTATAGCTCACGTTGACCACGGTAAAACAACTTTAGTAGATAAAATTATAGATCAAGCTAAAATCTTAGACGATCGTAAAGAACGTACAGATTTATTATTAGATAATAATGATTTGGAACGTGAAAGAGGAATTACAATTCTTTCTAAAAATGTATCAGTAAACTACAAAGATGTAAAAATCAATGTGATTGATACGCCTGGTCACGCCGACTTTGGTGGAGAAGTGGAACGTGTATTAAAAATGGCTGATGGTGTTTTATTGTTAGTTGATGCTTTTGAAGGTCCAATGCCTCAAACTCGTTTTGTATTAGGTAAAGCAATAGAATTGGGTTTAACTCCTATTGTAGTTGTTAACAAAGTGGATAAAGAAAACTGTACTCCTGATTTAGTACATGAAAAAGTATTTGACTTAATGTTTGCTTTAGAAGCAACAGAGGAGCAACTCGATTTTACAACGATTTATGGTTCGGCTAAAAATGGTTGGATGAGTACAGATTGGCAAGAGCCAAAAGAAGATATTGTTGATTTATTAGATGCTGTTATTGAAACAATTCCAGAAGCACCATACAGAGAAGGAACTCCACAAATGCAAATTACGTCATTAGATTTTTCTTCTTTTACAGGAAGAATAGCTATTGGGCGTGTGTTTAGAGGAGACTTGGAAGAGAATAAAGACTATATGCTGTGCAAGGCAGATGGAACAACAAAAAAAGTTCGTATTAAAGAATTGCACGTATTTGAAGGAATGGGAAAAGCTAAAGTAGCAAAAGTAAGAAGTGGAGATATTTGTGCTATTACAGGTATTGAAGGTTTTGAAATTGGAGATACTATTGCAGACTTAGAAAATCCTGAGGCATTACCAAGAATTGAAGTAGATCAGCCTACAATGAGCATGTTATTTACGATTAATAATTCGCCTTTCTTTGGTAAAGAAGGAAAATTTGTAACCTCTCGTCATTTGCGTGATAGGTTATTTAAAGAGATGGAAAAGAATTTAGCATTGCGTGTTGATGAAACAGATACAGAAGATAAATTTAATGTTTTTGGTCGTGGAGTATTACATTTATCTGTTTTAATTGAAACAATGCGTCGTGAAGGATATGAATTACAAGTAGGTCGTCCGCAAGTAATCATCAAAGAAATTGATGGAAAGAAACATGAGCCAATGGAAACATTATCTATTGATGTTCCTGAAGAAGTTGCTTCTAAGGCAATCAATCTAGTATCTTTACGAAAAGGTGATTTATTAGTGATGGAACCTAAAGGTGATTTGCAACATCTAGAATTTACAATTCCATCAAGAGGATTAATAGGTTTGCGTAATAAAATATTAACAGCAACTGGAGGACAAGCAATTATCAATCACAGATTTAGTGAATATGGACCTTATAAAGGTGACTTTACAGAGGATTTAAAAGGAGCTATTGTATCTTCTGAAACAGGAAAAGCAACAGCATATGCTATTGATAGATTGCAAGATAGAGGTCGTTTCTTTATTGATCCTAATCAAGAAATTTACAAAGGACAAGTTGTTGGAGAAAACTCTAAGCAAGATGATATGGCAGTAAACTTAATTAAAGGAAAGAAATTAACCAATGTTCGTGCGTCTGGTTCTGATGACGGTGTTAAAATTGCTCCTAAAATTGACTTTTCATTAGAAGAATGCATGGAGTATATAAGAGGAGACGAATATTTAGAAGTAACTCCAGAAAGTTTGCGTATGCGTAAAATTAATTTTAGATAG
- the fabG gene encoding 3-oxoacyl-[acyl-carrier-protein] reductase, with translation MKLLENKTAIITGASRGIGRGIAVEFAKQGANVAFTYSASVDAAIALENELKGLGVKAKGYQSNAADFDAAQELAKTVLEEFGTIDVLINNAGITKDNLLMRISEDDFDKVIEVNLKSVFNLTKAVIRPMMKQRKGSIIHMSSVVGIKGNAGQANYAASKAGILGFSKSVALELGSRNIRSNVIAPGFIETEMTAKLDEKIVEGWRNEIPLKRGGTPEDIANACIFLASDMSAYITGQTLSVDGGMST, from the coding sequence ATGAAATTATTAGAAAATAAAACGGCTATTATTACAGGAGCCTCTAGAGGAATAGGTAGAGGAATTGCTGTAGAGTTTGCAAAGCAAGGGGCTAATGTGGCCTTTACGTATAGTGCTTCTGTAGATGCGGCAATTGCTTTGGAAAATGAGTTGAAAGGATTAGGGGTGAAAGCAAAAGGATACCAGTCAAATGCAGCTGACTTTGATGCAGCTCAAGAATTAGCAAAAACTGTTTTAGAAGAGTTTGGAACTATTGATGTTTTAATTAATAATGCTGGAATTACAAAAGATAATTTATTGATGCGTATTTCAGAGGATGATTTTGATAAGGTTATTGAAGTGAACTTAAAATCAGTTTTTAATCTAACGAAAGCAGTTATCCGTCCGATGATGAAACAAAGAAAAGGTTCCATCATCCATATGAGTTCAGTTGTTGGGATAAAAGGAAATGCAGGACAAGCAAATTATGCGGCTTCAAAAGCAGGGATTTTAGGTTTTTCTAAATCTGTTGCTTTAGAGTTAGGTTCTCGTAATATTAGAAGTAATGTGATTGCTCCAGGTTTTATAGAAACAGAAATGACAGCAAAACTAGATGAAAAAATAGTAGAAGGATGGCGTAATGAGATTCCATTAAAAAGAGGAGGAACTCCTGAAGATATAGCAAATGCATGCATCTTTTTAGCTTCTGATATGAGTGCTTATATTACAGGGCAAACATTATCAGTGGATGGAGGAATGTCAACTTAA
- the thiH gene encoding 2-iminoacetate synthase ThiH gives MKTFKALFDTYNWNEVLESIYTKKERDVISALSKDRCNIEDFKALISPAGTAFIEQIAQKSHMLTKKRFGNTMQMYAPMYLSNECQNICTYCGFSLTNKIPRRTLTDQEILEEVAFLKKKGYDHILLVTGEADKTVGVTYLKNAIALIKSQFSNITIEVQPLEKEEYELLIENGLYAVLVYQETYHEAAYKKHHPKGRKSNFEYRLATPDRLGKAGIHKIGLGALLGLEDWRGDSFFTALHLKYLQKNYWKTKYAISFPRLRPHSGGIAPKIEMTDTDLVQLICAFRLLDEDVELSMSTRESEVFRNHIIHLGITSISAASKTNPGGYAVAPQSLEQFEISDERSTEDFVSMLKSQGMEVVWKDWEQFA, from the coding sequence ATGAAAACATTTAAAGCACTATTTGATACTTATAATTGGAATGAAGTTTTGGAAAGTATTTATACTAAAAAAGAGAGAGATGTTATAAGTGCATTATCTAAAGACAGGTGTAATATAGAAGATTTTAAAGCCCTGATTTCTCCAGCAGGAACAGCTTTTATAGAACAAATAGCACAAAAGAGCCATATGCTAACGAAGAAACGATTTGGAAATACAATGCAAATGTACGCCCCCATGTATTTAAGCAATGAGTGTCAGAACATATGTACGTATTGTGGGTTTAGCTTGACGAATAAAATTCCGAGAAGAACATTAACGGATCAGGAAATTTTAGAAGAAGTAGCTTTTTTAAAAAAGAAAGGTTACGATCATATTTTATTGGTTACTGGAGAGGCTGATAAAACGGTGGGAGTTACTTATCTAAAAAATGCAATAGCACTCATTAAGTCGCAGTTTTCAAATATAACTATAGAAGTACAACCTTTGGAAAAAGAAGAGTATGAATTACTGATAGAGAACGGATTATATGCCGTATTGGTGTACCAAGAAACATATCATGAAGCGGCATATAAAAAACACCATCCAAAAGGAAGAAAATCTAATTTTGAATACCGATTAGCAACTCCTGATAGATTAGGTAAGGCAGGGATTCATAAAATCGGTTTAGGAGCATTATTGGGTTTAGAAGACTGGAGAGGAGATAGCTTTTTTACCGCATTACATTTAAAGTATTTGCAAAAAAACTACTGGAAAACAAAGTATGCTATTTCCTTTCCTCGTCTGCGACCTCATTCAGGAGGAATAGCACCAAAAATAGAAATGACAGATACCGATTTGGTACAGTTAATTTGCGCATTTCGCTTGTTGGATGAAGATGTAGAATTATCCATGTCAACCAGAGAGAGTGAAGTATTCAGAAATCATATTATTCATTTAGGAATCACTTCAATTAGCGCAGCGTCTAAAACAAATCCAGGAGGCTATGCCGTAGCACCTCAATCTTTAGAACAGTTTGAAATATCAGATGAAAGAAGTACGGAAGATTTCGTAAGCATGCTAAAGAGTCAGGGAATGGAGGTGGTTTGGAAAGATTGGGAGCAGTTTGCATAA
- the recG gene encoding ATP-dependent DNA helicase RecG produces MNLQKPITYIKGVTINRAELLYTELGIKTADDLLNFFPFRYIDKTKFYTIKELENNNSEVQIVGKITGIKTVKQKKGSRLVATFSDATGTIDLVWFKGVKWIKDSLKINTLYVIYGKLNLFGSRYSMPHPEMELVAEYKKKLQMAMQPVYPSTEKLTNKGVTNKVIRSLMQNLFQQTYAGIAENLPAYLLEKEKLIDKKEALLNIHFPKSQELLAKAQYRLKFEELFFIQLQLLQKKLIRKSKIKGYSFSEVGEKFNSFYKNYLPFDLTNAQKRVLKEIRKDVGSNAHMNRLLQGDVGSGKTIVALLTMLLALDNGFQATIMAPTEILAIQHYNGIKELLEGMDISIELLTGSTRAKKRREIHGNLETGGLDILVGTHALLEDKVRFHNLGIAIIDEQHRFGVAQRSKMWQKNELPPHILVMTATPIPRTLAMSVYGDLDISVIDELPPGRKEIKTVHRYDSNRLAVFKFLKDEIAKGRQVYIVYPLIEESEAMDYKDLMDGYESVAREFPPPHYQISIVHGKMKPADKEYEMNRFINGETQIMVATTVIEVGVNVPNASVMVIESSERFGLSQLHQLRGRVGRGAKQSFCILLSSYKLSSDGKTRLQTMVDTTDGFKIAEVDLKLRGPGNIMGTQQSGILNLKIADVVKDTPILQSARKVAIEILQKDPDLSDPENIPIAKTYTQLQKKSGLWSKIS; encoded by the coding sequence ATGAATCTTCAGAAACCGATTACATATATAAAGGGAGTAACCATCAATAGAGCCGAGCTACTATATACGGAGTTAGGTATAAAAACAGCTGATGATTTGCTTAACTTTTTCCCTTTTAGATATATAGATAAAACAAAATTCTATACAATAAAAGAGCTTGAAAATAATAATTCAGAAGTACAAATTGTAGGGAAAATTACAGGTATAAAAACAGTAAAGCAAAAAAAAGGGAGTAGGTTAGTAGCCACTTTTTCTGATGCTACAGGTACTATTGATTTGGTATGGTTTAAAGGAGTAAAATGGATTAAAGATAGTTTGAAAATAAATACCCTTTATGTCATTTATGGAAAATTAAATTTATTTGGATCGAGATATAGTATGCCGCACCCAGAAATGGAATTAGTTGCTGAGTATAAGAAAAAGTTACAAATGGCGATGCAGCCTGTATATCCTTCTACAGAAAAACTAACGAATAAAGGGGTTACTAATAAAGTAATTAGATCACTTATGCAGAATCTTTTTCAGCAAACTTATGCGGGTATAGCCGAAAATTTACCAGCTTATTTGTTAGAGAAAGAAAAGTTAATAGATAAAAAAGAAGCTTTATTAAATATACACTTTCCTAAAAGCCAAGAATTGTTAGCAAAGGCTCAATATCGGTTAAAATTTGAAGAATTATTTTTTATTCAATTGCAATTGCTTCAAAAAAAGCTCATACGAAAATCAAAAATTAAAGGATATTCTTTTAGTGAGGTAGGAGAGAAGTTTAACTCTTTTTATAAAAATTATTTACCTTTTGATTTGACTAATGCTCAAAAAAGAGTACTCAAAGAAATACGTAAAGATGTTGGTTCGAATGCTCATATGAATCGGTTATTGCAAGGAGATGTTGGATCAGGAAAAACAATAGTTGCTTTATTAACAATGCTATTGGCGTTAGATAATGGCTTTCAAGCAACCATAATGGCTCCAACTGAAATTTTAGCGATACAACATTATAATGGCATCAAAGAGTTGTTAGAAGGAATGGATATTTCAATAGAGCTATTAACAGGTTCTACAAGGGCTAAGAAGAGACGTGAAATCCACGGAAATCTAGAAACAGGAGGCTTAGATATTTTAGTAGGAACTCATGCTTTGTTAGAAGATAAAGTACGTTTTCATAATTTAGGAATAGCGATTATTGATGAACAGCATCGATTTGGAGTTGCTCAAAGAAGTAAAATGTGGCAAAAGAACGAGCTGCCTCCTCATATATTGGTAATGACAGCGACTCCTATTCCAAGGACGTTAGCAATGTCTGTTTACGGAGATTTAGATATTTCTGTAATAGATGAATTACCTCCTGGTAGAAAAGAGATAAAAACAGTACATCGTTATGATAGCAATAGATTAGCTGTTTTTAAATTTTTAAAAGATGAAATAGCAAAAGGGAGACAAGTTTATATTGTATATCCTCTAATAGAAGAATCTGAGGCCATGGATTATAAAGATTTAATGGATGGCTATGAGAGTGTTGCTAGAGAGTTTCCTCCACCTCATTATCAAATTAGTATCGTTCATGGAAAAATGAAACCAGCGGATAAGGAGTATGAAATGAACCGCTTTATTAATGGGGAAACTCAAATTATGGTAGCAACTACCGTTATTGAAGTAGGTGTTAACGTACCTAATGCAAGTGTAATGGTTATTGAGAGCTCAGAACGTTTTGGTTTATCTCAATTGCACCAATTAAGAGGAAGAGTAGGGCGTGGAGCCAAACAAAGTTTTTGTATTTTGCTATCAAGCTACAAATTATCTTCAGATGGTAAGACGCGTTTGCAAACGATGGTTGATACTACTGATGGATTTAAAATAGCCGAAGTAGATTTAAAACTTAGAGGTCCTGGAAATATAATGGGAACTCAGCAAAGCGGTATCTTAAATCTTAAAATAGCGGACGTTGTAAAAGATACTCCTATTTTGCAAAGCGCAAGAAAAGTAGCTATTGAAATATTACAAAAAGATCCGGATTTATCGGATCCAGAAAATATACCAATAGCAAAAACATATACTCAATTGCAAAAAAAGAGTGGTCTATGGAGTAAGATTAGTTAG